TTTTTTTCTTTCATCACGGATACGTACCGGTCTTCCGCGTCATTCCAGCTTTTATAGAAAAACCAGGAAGCGAAAGTGCTGATCAGCAAAGCGGCAAGACTTGCTGCAATGAGGTATTTGTAAGTCAGGCGGTGTGAAGGATCCAGGCTTTTTAATTTCGATTTTTCAGGTGATTCAGATGCCTGGTTATAAACTTTGGAAAGAATACTTGAACGAAGCGCGGGACGAGGATTACGGATGCTGTTCTGAGAATAAACTTCAAGGGTCTCCTGTACATTTTTCAGCTCAGCGGCAACTTCAGGATATACCAGCATTTTTTGCTCAAACTCCTTCTTCTCCTCGGGAGACAATGATCCCATGGCATAAAGCTCAACAACACCTGAAGCAATGTATTCTTTGATATCCATCTTTTAATTTACATCAGAATCAAAATAAGTGCGCAGCTTCTGCAAGGCTGCCCTCGATCTTGTCTTCACAGTCCCCAGGGGAATATTTAATTTTTCGGCAACAGCTGAATGAGTATAACCGCCGAAGAAAAGCAACTCTAAAATCTGACGATATTCCGGTTCAAGTCTTTGCACCATTTGCTGGATACCGATTGTGTCAGGATTATAAGAAGTTTGCAATTCATCTTTATCTGAGTATACGGATTTTTCAAATGACTGGTTTTTCTGTCCGGAAATAAAATCCTTGGAACGAATTTTATCCAGAGCTGAATTCCTGGCGATATTTATCATCCAGCTGAATAAACGGCCTTTAGCACTATCGTATTGTGTGAAATTATTCCAGATTTTCAGGAAAGTGTCTTGCAAAACCTCTTCCGCCAGCGATTCATTGCGAAGAATTCTGAAAATCACACCATACAGGACAGGGGAGTAATTATCGTAGAGAATTTCAAGCCCTTTTACTTCCCTCGATGAGAGTAATTGGACCAGCTCTTCCTCTTCTATTTTTATCCGACGACCCAAGTGATTTTGAATGAGATAAAGGTGTGGTTCTTTCAGGCGACAAAGAAACAAAAATAACAATGATGCTTTTCGATCAATGGAAACTTCTTTCCCACAACATTCCACTCTTCGCTATTATCGATTTCAATTTCAGTTTGGTCAGCAAAAAATTTCCACCACGGCCGGATTTGCGGAGTTTGAAAGCCGCCACTTCATTGTAAACCCTTCTGATTGCAAACTCGTAATAGCGACGTGAATAGGTCCGTTTGAAATCAATCTCACGGTCAGTCGCTGTTTCCCAAAGCGGAGGATTTATAAAATCAGCTTCAGTCTCCTGGTACAATGGTGTTCCCTTGATCGGATAGGCTATTGTAATCGTGTAGAGATCAGGATCGGAAATTTTCAGATGTTCAATGGTTGCTTCAATATCCGTTTCCGTTTCACCAGGGTAGCCAACCATGATGAAGGTGCCTGTCTCAAGCCCCATGGATTTTGAAAGTTGAATCATATTCCGCACCTGTTCCACCTTCACCCTCCGGTCCATCGCGTCAATTATTTTCTGCGAACCACTCTCCGCGCCAATCCATACCCGGAAACAGCCACTCTCTTTGAGCATTCTGATCACTTCTTCGTTCATCCTGTCGGCCCGCGTGATGCATTCATATCGAATTTCCAATCCTTCTTTTACAACTTCATTCCGAAATTCCTCCAGCCATTT
This DNA window, taken from Bacteroidota bacterium, encodes the following:
- a CDS encoding anti-sigma factor; the protein is MDIKEYIASGVVELYAMGSLSPEEKKEFEQKMLVYPEVAAELKNVQETLEVYSQNSIRNPRPALRSSILSKVYNQASESPEKSKLKSLDPSHRLTYKYLIAASLAALLISTFASWFFYKSWNDAEDRYVSVMKEKNQIALNYNVIKNTFDHTYSDLMMMRDENAKVSMLMPIDSTKHFQARVYWNKYTQETYIDILALPAPDSGKQYQLWAMAGGLPIDAGVVGMQMEDDGMQRMKNIPIAEQWAITLEPSGGNISPTMDQMVLFSSSN
- a CDS encoding sigma-70 family RNA polymerase sigma factor, which encodes MGRRIKIEEEELVQLLSSREVKGLEILYDNYSPVLYGVIFRILRNESLAEEVLQDTFLKIWNNFTQYDSAKGRLFSWMINIARNSALDKIRSKDFISGQKNQSFEKSVYSDKDELQTSYNPDTIGIQQMVQRLEPEYRQILELLFFGGYTHSAVAEKLNIPLGTVKTRSRAALQKLRTYFDSDVN